In Gordonia iterans, the following proteins share a genomic window:
- a CDS encoding L-serine ammonia-lyase codes for MLNNSWCTAEQCPCDVSVDDLFKIGIGPSSSHTVGPMRAARAFVDELAGLPGRPRPHRVSVRLLGALGATGVGHGTPDAVIAGLRGWRSEDCDPLLVRGQWDRLAEDPWVRSPAGPLLLRPEDVRLDPKDRSAGHPNAIDIAAYDGDGRPLLLRRYLSVGGGTVLMEGEHQAGSRRAIPWHFGSFVELVEICERHSMTIDEVVRQNEEARGRRPDDHLVRVWGVMNAAIERGASASDSILPGSLALRRRAPRLTAAVTGGAPVAVSELSRLHAAAMAVSEENAAGRRVATAPTNGAAGIIPAVVDFYLRSAGAGAQGAVGMLLTASAIGAIVKAGASVSGAEIGCQGEVGTACAMAAGALCSALGGTPAQVGKAAEIGIEHHLGLTCDPVAGLVQVPCIERNAIAAVTAVQAAMLTLAEGEPRNRVSLDTAVTTMAQVGADMHAKYKETSLGGLAANVPVC; via the coding sequence GTGCTGAATAATTCATGGTGTACGGCAGAACAATGTCCATGTGATGTATCAGTGGACGACCTGTTCAAAATCGGAATCGGACCGTCGAGCAGCCACACCGTCGGGCCGATGCGGGCCGCGCGTGCGTTCGTCGATGAGCTGGCCGGTCTGCCAGGTCGGCCCAGACCCCATCGCGTGTCCGTTCGCCTGCTTGGCGCACTCGGCGCCACCGGGGTCGGCCATGGGACACCGGATGCCGTGATAGCCGGACTCCGTGGGTGGCGGTCAGAGGACTGTGACCCTCTCCTGGTGCGGGGGCAATGGGACCGGTTGGCGGAGGATCCGTGGGTGCGTTCGCCTGCCGGCCCCCTCCTGTTGCGGCCAGAGGATGTGCGGCTCGATCCGAAGGACCGGTCTGCGGGGCACCCGAATGCGATCGACATCGCCGCCTACGACGGCGACGGGCGGCCGCTGTTGCTGCGGCGGTATCTGTCGGTCGGCGGAGGCACGGTACTCATGGAGGGCGAGCACCAGGCGGGCTCTCGGCGTGCGATTCCGTGGCATTTCGGCAGCTTCGTTGAGCTCGTCGAAATCTGTGAGCGTCACTCGATGACGATCGACGAGGTGGTGCGGCAGAACGAAGAGGCGCGTGGTCGCCGTCCCGACGACCATCTCGTACGAGTGTGGGGGGTGATGAATGCGGCCATCGAGCGTGGCGCGAGCGCCAGCGACTCCATCCTGCCGGGGAGCCTGGCACTGCGGCGACGAGCTCCGCGTCTCACCGCGGCGGTCACCGGTGGCGCTCCGGTAGCAGTGTCCGAGCTCTCGCGACTGCACGCCGCTGCGATGGCGGTCAGTGAGGAGAACGCGGCTGGGCGCCGGGTCGCGACGGCGCCGACGAACGGTGCGGCAGGCATCATTCCTGCCGTCGTGGACTTCTACCTGAGGTCGGCCGGGGCAGGGGCACAGGGCGCCGTCGGCATGCTGCTGACGGCCAGCGCGATCGGCGCGATCGTCAAGGCCGGCGCGTCGGTCTCGGGCGCGGAAATCGGCTGCCAGGGAGAGGTCGGCACCGCCTGTGCGATGGCGGCGGGCGCGCTCTGTTCGGCCCTCGGCGGAACCCCGGCGCAGGTGGGCAAAGCCGCGGAGATCGGGATCGAGCACCACCTGGGTCTCACCTGCGATCCGGTCGCCGGGCTGGTCCAGGTCCCGTGCATAGAACGCAACGCGATCGCGGCGGTCACCGCGGTGCAGGCAGCGATGTTGACGTTAGCCGAAGGTGAACCGCGCAACCGGGTGTCGCTGGATACGGCGGTCACGACGATGGCTCAGGTGGGCGCTGACATGCACGCGAAGTACAAGGAGACGTCGCTGGGAGGCCTCGCTGCCAACGTTCCGGTGTGCTGA
- a CDS encoding purine-cytosine permease family protein produces the protein MPRSNPGIVEELTIQPVPADQRTGTARHLFAVWFGVQVMPLTLVTGVLGPTVFGLGAASSIIAIVIGNLIGAFFMALHSVQGAKLGVPQMIQARAQFGFYGSLLVIAVVILMYLGFLASIIVLAADTLIALFPDLGTIPALAVSTLITLMVVVFGYEVIHRVNRILLGLFALAVLLIAVYVAVSAGQEPAEVGSFSLVGFIGMASTAAIWQIAYAPYVSDYSRYLPKDTSPRAAFGYTYGGAVIGAIPMMILGSLLVTVAGGAGSVAQLTDMMPGPISAFVLIMLFLGAIDAAVINLYGPALCSLSVAQTFRPSWSPGPAARNTVAAAIAGVAFFVAMMFADDFLVNYSNFIHFLMCLLIPWSIVNLVDYYLVSHGRYDVQAFNDPNAGYGKFNVPALLTYVIGFCAQLPFMAGAFYTGWVSERMNSADLSWLVGSVVSLVVYLVLVRRTTTSPTLPAKTPTFV, from the coding sequence ATGCCAAGGAGCAATCCAGGGATCGTCGAAGAACTCACGATCCAACCCGTGCCCGCCGACCAGCGAACCGGCACCGCACGACATCTGTTCGCCGTCTGGTTCGGCGTTCAGGTGATGCCGTTGACCCTGGTGACCGGCGTGCTCGGGCCGACCGTCTTCGGATTGGGCGCCGCATCCTCGATCATCGCCATCGTCATCGGCAATCTGATCGGGGCCTTCTTCATGGCGCTGCACTCGGTACAGGGCGCCAAACTCGGAGTGCCGCAGATGATTCAGGCCCGGGCACAGTTCGGCTTCTACGGATCGTTACTGGTGATCGCCGTGGTCATCCTCATGTACCTGGGCTTCCTGGCCTCGATCATCGTGCTCGCCGCCGACACCCTGATCGCGCTGTTCCCGGATCTGGGCACCATCCCGGCCCTGGCCGTCAGCACCCTGATCACCCTGATGGTCGTCGTCTTCGGGTACGAGGTCATCCACCGCGTCAACCGGATCCTGCTGGGACTCTTCGCACTGGCGGTGCTCCTCATCGCCGTGTACGTCGCGGTCTCTGCCGGCCAGGAGCCCGCCGAAGTCGGCTCGTTCTCGCTCGTCGGCTTCATCGGAATGGCATCGACGGCCGCCATCTGGCAGATCGCGTACGCGCCTTATGTGTCCGACTATTCCCGATACCTCCCGAAGGACACCTCACCACGTGCCGCGTTCGGCTACACCTACGGCGGTGCCGTCATCGGCGCGATTCCGATGATGATCCTCGGCTCGCTACTGGTGACCGTCGCCGGCGGCGCCGGTTCCGTCGCTCAGCTGACCGACATGATGCCGGGGCCGATCAGCGCGTTCGTTCTGATCATGCTGTTCCTCGGGGCGATCGACGCCGCCGTGATCAACCTCTATGGACCTGCGCTCTGTTCACTGTCTGTCGCCCAGACCTTCCGCCCCAGCTGGTCGCCGGGACCTGCCGCCCGAAACACCGTGGCCGCAGCCATCGCCGGGGTGGCGTTCTTCGTGGCCATGATGTTCGCCGACGACTTCCTCGTGAACTACTCGAACTTCATTCACTTCCTGATGTGCCTGCTGATCCCGTGGAGCATCGTGAACCTGGTCGACTACTACCTCGTCTCACACGGCCGGTACGACGTTCAGGCGTTCAACGATCCCAACGCCGGTTACGGCAAGTTCAACGTTCCGGCATTACTCACCTACGTCATCGGCTTCTGCGCTCAGCTCCCCTTCATGGCCGGCGCCTTCTACACCGGCTGGGTCTCAGAACGCATGAACTCCGCGGACCTGTCCTGGCTGGTCGGCTCCGTGGTGAGCCTCGTGGTCTACCTCGTGCTAGTGCGCCGGACCACCACCAGCCCGACTCTGCCGGCGAAGACCCCGACCTTCGTCTGA
- a CDS encoding RidA family protein, with amino-acid sequence MTTSTELLVGDGTDRQRLMNSTWTHHIPTPFAQGWRVGRLVFTGGQLSADEHGNVVGAGDIEVQTRNVFDSLTSVLHEAGATWNDVVKLNTYYCFDGSGDEVQQNWETMTRVRMEYLPDEGPAGTGVRVAGLMYDGFLIEVEAIAVIAG; translated from the coding sequence ATGACTACGAGCACAGAACTGCTCGTCGGCGACGGCACCGATCGCCAGCGCCTGATGAACAGCACCTGGACGCACCACATCCCCACACCGTTCGCCCAGGGCTGGAGGGTGGGGCGGCTGGTGTTCACCGGCGGGCAGCTGTCGGCAGACGAGCACGGCAATGTCGTCGGAGCAGGCGACATCGAGGTGCAGACGCGCAACGTCTTCGATTCGCTCACCTCCGTTCTGCACGAGGCCGGCGCCACCTGGAACGACGTGGTGAAGCTCAACACCTACTACTGCTTCGACGGGAGCGGAGACGAGGTTCAGCAGAACTGGGAAACCATGACCCGGGTTCGGATGGAGTACCTGCCCGACGAAGGGCCCGCCGGAACCGGAGTTCGAGTGGCCGGGCTCATGTACGACGGCTTCCTCATCGAAGTCGAGGCCATCGCCGTCATCGCCGGCTGA
- a CDS encoding 4-hydroxyphenylacetate 3-hydroxylase N-terminal domain-containing protein, whose product MTSLTPATTSLSPETAARLRVDMVTSQLSGPTDHLLTGEQYKASLRDGRRIISSAGEEISDVTTHPDLRAVNTLAAVQDAQLDPELRDTLTYVGDDGGRRAIGWQVPRTRADLLAKREATRVITQRTMGMYGRPNDYGAMMALGFLSTIDRIEAENPEFAQNIRDFVRLSGDLNLLSTDLIADPQSDKRIPRNERPSQLRIVEDKPEGIVLSGAKVAGSIGSLTHFFTLSTTLGEGVGPEAAIWAAIPVNSPGLSLILREPTARMNTPRNDHPLDNAGEELDQTILFDKVFVPREFVFSKYNLDLLTLYYESCAYSLWSIMTRLAFRAEMFTGVAQVITEILGTDKIPGVQAAVADITLYAQTLKAYSLATIHESVEWCGLQVPNPELTTAGRLYSIENYPRITYLLRDLCGQALIARWPEKVWDHPEFGPRMNEFFPGTGVTAREKNTFFNFVWDLVSGAHAGRVDLFENVNATPPAFVRHLVYSKTDRSAAARRVRDYVGIE is encoded by the coding sequence ATGACCTCCCTTACCCCAGCAACCACGTCACTGTCTCCAGAGACCGCCGCACGGCTCCGCGTGGACATGGTCACGTCCCAGCTCTCGGGGCCGACCGACCACCTGCTCACCGGCGAGCAGTACAAGGCCTCACTGCGCGACGGCCGCCGGATCATCAGTTCCGCCGGTGAGGAAATCAGCGACGTCACCACCCACCCGGACCTGCGGGCAGTCAACACCCTTGCCGCAGTCCAGGACGCACAGCTCGACCCCGAACTGCGCGACACGCTCACCTATGTCGGAGACGACGGCGGACGACGAGCGATCGGCTGGCAGGTGCCGCGCACCCGCGCCGACCTGCTCGCCAAACGCGAGGCCACTCGGGTAATCACCCAGCGAACCATGGGAATGTACGGTCGGCCCAATGATTACGGCGCCATGATGGCGCTGGGATTCCTTTCGACCATCGACCGAATCGAGGCCGAGAACCCGGAATTCGCTCAGAACATCCGCGACTTCGTCAGACTCTCGGGCGACCTGAACCTGCTCAGCACCGACCTCATCGCCGATCCGCAATCCGACAAGCGCATCCCCCGCAATGAACGGCCTTCTCAACTCAGGATCGTCGAGGACAAGCCCGAGGGAATCGTGCTCTCCGGAGCCAAGGTCGCCGGCAGTATCGGTTCGCTCACTCACTTCTTCACGCTGTCGACCACACTCGGCGAAGGCGTGGGCCCCGAGGCTGCGATCTGGGCCGCGATCCCGGTGAACTCCCCCGGTCTTAGCCTGATCCTGCGCGAACCGACCGCCCGCATGAATACTCCGCGCAACGACCACCCGCTCGACAATGCGGGCGAGGAACTCGATCAGACCATCCTCTTCGACAAGGTCTTCGTGCCGCGCGAGTTCGTGTTCAGCAAGTACAACCTGGATCTACTCACCCTCTACTACGAATCCTGCGCCTACTCACTTTGGTCGATCATGACGCGCCTGGCCTTCCGGGCCGAGATGTTCACGGGCGTCGCACAGGTCATCACCGAGATCCTGGGCACCGACAAGATTCCCGGCGTACAGGCCGCGGTGGCAGACATCACCCTCTACGCGCAGACCCTCAAGGCCTACTCGCTGGCGACGATCCACGAGTCCGTCGAATGGTGCGGCCTGCAGGTGCCCAATCCTGAGCTGACGACTGCAGGGCGCCTGTACTCGATCGAGAACTACCCCCGGATCACCTACCTCCTTCGCGATCTCTGCGGCCAGGCCCTGATTGCTCGCTGGCCGGAGAAGGTGTGGGACCACCCCGAGTTCGGCCCGCGGATGAACGAGTTCTTCCCTGGCACCGGCGTCACCGCGCGGGAGAAGAACACCTTCTTCAACTTCGTCTGGGACCTGGTCTCCGGTGCGCATGCCGGTCGAGTCGACCTGTTCGAGAATGTGAACGCCACCCCTCCCGCTTTCGTGCGACACCTGGTGTACAGCAAGACCGACCGCTCGGCTGCGGCACGCCGCGTTCGCGACTACGTGGGGATCGAATGA
- a CDS encoding flavin reductase family protein → MAQEAAVPGQILGAESFRASMSKLTTGVVLVTALIDDRPWGVTLSSVSSFSADPARLSLSVTHRSALGQHLSRHHAAFGVSILTDKLAPLAQQLATPGKPKFIPAPYLAEDGPTTPPTIQGAMDNLHCRVAHVVQALDHILVIADVVASVVGSEVAHARPLAYFDRSFGSFAPSTTEGDQQQ, encoded by the coding sequence ATGGCACAGGAGGCAGCCGTACCCGGACAGATCCTGGGGGCGGAGTCGTTCCGAGCCTCGATGAGCAAGCTCACAACGGGAGTAGTCCTGGTCACCGCGCTGATCGACGACAGGCCCTGGGGTGTCACCCTCAGTTCGGTCTCCTCGTTCTCCGCCGATCCCGCGCGCCTGTCACTGTCGGTGACACACCGAAGTGCGCTCGGGCAACATCTGAGCCGTCACCACGCGGCTTTCGGCGTCTCGATCCTGACCGACAAGCTCGCTCCGCTCGCCCAGCAATTGGCGACCCCGGGCAAGCCGAAGTTCATCCCCGCACCGTATCTGGCCGAGGACGGCCCGACCACGCCACCGACGATCCAGGGTGCGATGGACAACCTGCACTGCCGCGTCGCCCACGTCGTCCAGGCACTCGACCACATTCTGGTGATCGCCGACGTCGTCGCCTCCGTGGTCGGCTCCGAAGTCGCTCACGCGCGTCCCTTGGCGTACTTCGACCGCAGCTTCGGCTCGTTCGCACCCAGCACCACAGAAGGAGATCAGCAACAATGA
- a CDS encoding cyclase family protein produces the protein MTSLDHERRQQAPTLGTELLTNRKRIVDLTRPLYEGMPMWFGHQRTFTPVNQTHEQFKELYGTEDGFYARNLVISEHAGTHTDATIEYDPDGCTIDNTPLSYYYGSAVCLDLSHVTFRSPDPDRTGYAGPTDIQKAEEKLAAQGQHIQPGDIVLAWFDYGDRWFPERKYIDENPGFSWEGAEYLATKGVVNIGTDCNAIDNSLDSTFAGHMVCKKYGIVNTEHLANLGELASTRFDFYGLPLNIRGGTGSPIRAIAVLD, from the coding sequence ATGACGTCCCTCGACCACGAGCGCCGCCAGCAGGCACCCACGCTCGGCACCGAACTGTTGACCAACCGGAAGAGAATCGTCGATCTGACACGGCCTCTCTACGAAGGGATGCCGATGTGGTTCGGGCATCAGCGCACCTTTACACCGGTCAACCAGACCCACGAACAGTTCAAGGAGCTTTACGGCACCGAGGACGGTTTCTACGCGCGAAACCTCGTGATCAGTGAGCACGCCGGTACCCATACCGACGCCACGATCGAATACGACCCTGACGGGTGCACCATCGACAACACCCCGCTGAGCTACTACTACGGTTCGGCGGTCTGTTTGGACCTGTCACACGTGACATTCCGCTCTCCTGACCCGGACCGCACAGGTTATGCCGGCCCCACAGACATTCAGAAGGCCGAGGAGAAGCTCGCCGCACAGGGCCAGCACATTCAACCCGGTGACATCGTTCTGGCCTGGTTCGACTACGGCGACCGCTGGTTTCCAGAACGCAAGTACATCGACGAGAATCCCGGATTCTCGTGGGAGGGTGCCGAGTATCTCGCCACAAAGGGGGTGGTAAACATCGGCACCGATTGCAACGCCATCGACAACAGTCTCGACAGCACCTTCGCGGGGCACATGGTGTGCAAGAAGTACGGCATAGTCAACACCGAGCATCTGGCGAACCTGGGCGAGTTGGCGAGCACCCGATTCGACTTCTACGGCCTGCCACTGAACATCCGGGGCGGCACCGGGTCGCCGATCCGGGCGATCGCGGTTCTCGACTGA
- a CDS encoding MerR family transcriptional regulator: protein MTVGDGAVPETDPLDARSSVLLKIGQAARIVGVSVSRLRQWENERLIAPRRTASGQRLYTMEDVRRLERIRRLLATKSMTIVGVRQALGEPEREDAVDHEDSAALGARVRELRSRQRMSLRELSRRIGVSPSALSAFERGVSTPSIGRITQIAHALGTTTPDLLGMTVGGNGSVVRADRRTTLPLGAPGVVIENLYDASTVLQSQLVTVEPGRGSGAPMSHAGEEFLTVIEGEIELVLDGIERVVLGTGDSMTFASTRPHSYTNRGAVTARVVWVNTPPTF, encoded by the coding sequence ATGACTGTGGGTGACGGTGCGGTGCCCGAGACAGATCCTCTCGACGCGCGATCGTCGGTCTTACTCAAGATCGGGCAGGCCGCACGTATCGTCGGCGTGTCGGTGTCGCGGCTGCGTCAGTGGGAGAACGAGCGGTTGATCGCTCCCCGGCGAACGGCGTCAGGTCAGCGCCTGTACACGATGGAGGATGTCCGGCGACTCGAGCGGATCCGTCGGCTCCTTGCGACCAAGTCGATGACCATCGTCGGGGTCCGGCAGGCACTTGGCGAGCCCGAACGCGAGGATGCCGTCGATCACGAGGATTCGGCGGCGCTGGGTGCCCGGGTCCGGGAGTTGCGGAGTCGGCAACGAATGAGCCTGCGTGAACTGTCTCGGCGCATCGGTGTGAGTCCCTCTGCGCTGAGTGCCTTCGAACGTGGCGTCAGTACGCCGAGCATTGGACGAATCACGCAGATCGCGCATGCGCTGGGTACCACGACACCGGACCTGCTGGGCATGACGGTCGGCGGCAACGGCTCGGTAGTGCGTGCCGACCGGCGGACCACACTTCCGCTGGGCGCGCCCGGGGTGGTGATCGAGAACCTGTACGACGCGTCGACCGTCCTGCAGTCGCAGCTGGTCACGGTGGAACCCGGCCGCGGCAGCGGGGCCCCGATGAGTCACGCCGGAGAAGAGTTCCTCACGGTGATCGAAGGGGAGATCGAGTTGGTTCTCGACGGCATCGAAAGAGTTGTGCTCGGGACCGGCGATTCGATGACCTTCGCCAGTACGCGGCCGCACAGCTACACGAATCGAGGCGCCGTCACCGCACGCGTGGTCTGGGTCAACACACCGCCCACGTTCTGA
- a CDS encoding VOC family protein yields the protein MTFTSVDHIVLACPDLERAERVFTDRLGAACRGGGSHDGIGTRNRILPLGESYLEFVTIDDSAAAQQHPFGRLVLDAIDRKALFAGWVTAGEVRGDDRARVQRAGVSVYLEGCLRAIDRPDLPIRLARPAEQAFPGDTPAPRALVELEVRGPSDPEPGNGPTRIVHRRTAQSEIRSCTILNHAGDRVTIDQTWAVR from the coding sequence ATGACATTCACGAGCGTCGATCATATCGTTCTGGCATGTCCCGACCTAGAGCGCGCAGAACGCGTGTTCACCGACCGGCTCGGTGCGGCATGCCGGGGCGGAGGCTCACATGACGGCATCGGCACTCGCAACCGGATACTGCCCCTCGGCGAGAGCTACCTGGAGTTCGTCACCATCGACGATTCAGCCGCCGCTCAGCAACACCCGTTCGGCCGGCTGGTGCTCGACGCGATCGACCGGAAGGCACTGTTCGCGGGGTGGGTCACCGCCGGTGAGGTGCGCGGCGACGACCGCGCCCGGGTACAGCGCGCCGGGGTCTCGGTGTACTTGGAGGGTTGTCTGCGGGCCATCGACCGTCCAGACCTGCCGATCCGCCTCGCCCGGCCGGCCGAACAGGCCTTCCCCGGAGACACGCCTGCGCCACGAGCCCTGGTCGAGTTGGAAGTCCGCGGGCCCAGCGACCCGGAACCGGGCAATGGACCGACGCGCATCGTCCACCGTCGTACGGCACAGTCCGAGATCCGGTCGTGCACGATACTGAACCACGCGGGCGACCGAGTGACGATCGACCAGACGTGGGCAGTCCGATGA
- a CDS encoding M20 metallopeptidase family protein, which translates to MKSIDIVTLRHELHQIPEVGLHLPITQRYLLAVLDSEGIDYLTGESMTSVTIVIRGGAADRRATVPTVLVRSDMDALPVAEETNLPWASTNGAMHACGHDAHMAIVLAATVATHRARATLQGDAIFFFQPGEEGHGGAQLALAEGLLDVAGTRPIAALGLHVLSNLLDAGQLAGRPGPILSGSTLVDVNVSGRGGHGSTPHLTASPLAAAAAMVGAVGAVSAHSVSMFEPATVGFGALRSGEARNVVPDHAVLQGVIRTFDTDTDSHLRQCLERTVNGIAMAHDVEATVTYAQDTVPTESDPREFALLRGIARGRGIQLTELPQPIAISEDFSWILRAVPGVFVLIGAGRSDSPESNHSPRATFSDDVLAPSADLVIAWVQDRLAAGAQKP; encoded by the coding sequence ATGAAGAGCATCGACATCGTCACCCTTCGTCACGAACTGCACCAGATCCCCGAAGTCGGCCTCCACCTGCCGATCACCCAGCGCTACCTGCTCGCGGTCCTGGACTCCGAGGGAATCGACTACCTCACCGGCGAATCCATGACGTCGGTCACGATCGTGATCCGCGGCGGTGCCGCGGACCGCCGGGCCACAGTGCCCACCGTGCTGGTGCGGTCTGACATGGACGCCCTGCCCGTCGCGGAAGAGACCAATCTTCCTTGGGCGTCCACCAACGGTGCCATGCATGCGTGCGGGCACGACGCCCACATGGCGATCGTGCTCGCCGCCACCGTCGCCACCCATCGTGCCCGTGCAACCCTGCAGGGCGACGCGATCTTCTTCTTTCAGCCCGGTGAAGAGGGCCACGGAGGAGCCCAGCTGGCCCTCGCCGAGGGTCTGCTGGACGTCGCGGGAACCAGACCGATCGCCGCACTCGGCCTCCACGTCCTCTCGAATCTACTCGATGCCGGCCAACTAGCCGGCCGTCCGGGACCGATCCTCTCCGGATCGACTCTGGTCGACGTCAACGTCTCCGGTCGCGGCGGGCACGGCTCGACGCCGCATCTCACGGCCAGCCCGTTGGCGGCCGCGGCGGCCATGGTCGGCGCCGTGGGTGCTGTCAGCGCGCACTCGGTCTCGATGTTCGAACCCGCGACGGTCGGATTCGGCGCTCTGCGCTCGGGCGAGGCCCGGAACGTGGTTCCCGATCACGCCGTGCTCCAAGGCGTGATCCGCACGTTCGACACCGACACCGACAGCCACCTGCGGCAGTGCCTGGAACGCACGGTCAACGGAATCGCGATGGCGCACGACGTCGAAGCCACGGTGACCTACGCTCAGGACACCGTTCCGACCGAAAGCGACCCCCGGGAGTTCGCTCTGCTGAGAGGCATCGCGCGCGGTCGCGGTATCCAGCTCACCGAACTGCCGCAGCCCATCGCCATCTCCGAGGACTTCTCCTGGATTCTCCGGGCAGTACCGGGAGTCTTCGTCCTGATCGGCGCCGGACGGAGTGACTCCCCGGAGTCCAACCACTCGCCGCGCGCAACATTCTCCGACGACGTGCTGGCGCCTTCCGCCGATCTCGTGATCGCTTGGGTGCAGGACCGTCTCGCCGCGGGTGCGCAAAAGCCGTGA
- a CDS encoding glycine--tRNA ligase produces MAVQSKVEAVVNLAKRRGLVYPCGEIYGGTRSAWDYGPLGVELKNNIKDQWWRSMVTSRDDVVGLDSSVILPRQVWEASGHVDVFTDPLVECTNCHKRHRQDHLQEAYAEKKGIADPDEVPMSEVVCPDCGTRGQWTEPREFSGLLKTFLGPVVDEEGLHYLRPETAQGIFINFKNVMTTARKKPPFGIAQIGKSFRNEITPGNFIFRTREFEQMEMEFFVKPGDDDEWHEYWISTRMDWYTDLGIDPENLRLFVHPLEKLSHYSKGTTDIEYRFGFSGNPWGELEGIANRTDYDLSTHSKASGEDLVYFEQATGEKYTPYVIEPAAGLGRSMMAFLCDAYTEEEVPNAKGGTDTRTVLKLDRRLAPVKAAVLPLSRNEKLSPKARGLADELRKYWTIDFDDAQGIGKRYRRQDEIGTPFCVTVDFDTLDDDAVTIRERDTMAQERIPLSGVVEYLAGKLVGA; encoded by the coding sequence GTGGCCGTGCAGTCCAAAGTCGAAGCCGTCGTCAACCTCGCCAAGCGGCGGGGCCTGGTGTACCCGTGCGGTGAGATCTACGGCGGAACGCGGTCGGCGTGGGACTACGGGCCGCTGGGCGTCGAGCTGAAGAACAACATCAAGGACCAGTGGTGGCGCAGCATGGTCACCTCGCGCGACGACGTGGTGGGCCTGGACTCCTCGGTGATCCTTCCGCGGCAGGTCTGGGAGGCATCCGGGCACGTGGACGTGTTCACCGACCCGCTGGTCGAGTGCACCAACTGCCACAAGCGCCACCGGCAGGACCATCTCCAGGAGGCGTACGCGGAGAAGAAGGGCATCGCCGACCCGGATGAGGTGCCGATGAGCGAGGTGGTCTGCCCGGACTGCGGGACGCGGGGGCAGTGGACCGAGCCGCGGGAGTTCTCCGGGCTGCTCAAGACGTTCCTCGGACCTGTCGTCGACGAGGAGGGGCTGCACTACCTGCGCCCGGAGACCGCGCAGGGCATCTTCATCAATTTCAAGAACGTGATGACCACCGCGCGCAAGAAGCCGCCGTTCGGCATCGCGCAGATCGGCAAGAGCTTCCGCAACGAGATCACACCCGGCAACTTCATCTTCCGCACTCGTGAGTTCGAGCAGATGGAGATGGAGTTCTTCGTCAAGCCGGGCGACGACGACGAGTGGCACGAGTACTGGATCTCGACGCGGATGGACTGGTACACCGATCTGGGCATCGACCCGGAGAACCTGCGCCTGTTCGTGCATCCGCTGGAGAAGCTGTCGCACTACTCCAAGGGCACCACCGACATCGAGTACCGGTTCGGCTTCTCCGGGAATCCGTGGGGTGAGCTGGAGGGCATCGCCAACCGCACCGACTACGACCTCTCCACGCACAGCAAGGCCTCCGGCGAGGACCTGGTCTACTTCGAGCAGGCGACCGGCGAGAAGTACACGCCGTACGTCATCGAGCCCGCCGCCGGCCTCGGCCGTTCGATGATGGCCTTCCTCTGCGATGCCTACACCGAGGAGGAGGTGCCGAACGCCAAGGGCGGCACCGACACCCGCACCGTCCTGAAGCTCGATCGCCGCCTCGCCCCGGTCAAGGCGGCCGTGTTGCCGCTCTCGCGCAACGAGAAGCTGTCGCCGAAGGCCCGCGGCCTCGCCGACGAACTGCGCAAGTACTGGACCATCGACTTCGACGACGCCCAGGGCATCGGCAAGCGCTACCGGCGCCAGGACGAGATCGGCACGCCGTTCTGCGTGACCGTCGACTTCGACACGCTCGACGACGACGCCGTCACCATCCGCGAGCGCGACACCATGGCGCAGGAGCGCATCCCGCTGTCCGGCGTGGTGGAGTACCTCGCCGGCAAGCTCGTCGGCGCCTGA
- a CDS encoding ArsR/SmtB family transcription factor — MTHPDVAPARPSAADTAAASDLLRALAAPARVAIVLSLKERAMCVHELVDALHLNQPQVSQHLKVLKNSGVVAGNRRGREVEYTLVDDHIAHIVTDALTHATEGRHP; from the coding sequence ATGACCCACCCCGATGTCGCCCCCGCGCGCCCCAGCGCCGCCGACACCGCGGCCGCGAGCGACCTCCTGCGAGCCCTGGCCGCGCCCGCCCGCGTCGCGATCGTGCTGTCCCTGAAGGAGCGCGCGATGTGCGTGCACGAGCTCGTCGATGCGCTGCATCTCAACCAGCCCCAAGTGAGCCAGCACCTCAAAGTGCTCAAGAACTCCGGTGTCGTGGCAGGCAACCGCCGCGGCCGCGAGGTGGAGTACACCCTGGTCGACGATCACATCGCCCACATCGTCACCGACGCCCTCACGCACGCGACCGAAGGGCGTCACCCATGA